ATGCTACCCGCAGATTCCGTCGCAGCCAGCCGGCGCGTGATGATGCTATAGCTCGCACCGATCAAAACAGACAAAATGATGAACCCAAAGGCCGGGTTGAATTCACCAATCCCAGGCCTCGTGATGATCAAAACGCCGATGAAACTGATGAAGATGGCGCTCCAACGATAGCGCCCCACAACCTCTCCTAGAAATAGAACGGAGAGAAGCGTGACAAAGATCGGTCCCATGAACTGGATCGACAATGTCTGGGCGATCTGGAGATAGCTCAACGCAAGAAAATTCAGTCCTGTGCATGCAATCTGAACCGCAGCACGGGCGACTTGAAGTTTCGGCGCGGTGGTCCGCCATGCTGTCGGCGCACGCCACGGATTAAGCAGGATAGCGACCAGAACGAAGTGGATTGTAAAGCGGAACCAGACGACTTCGATTGCCGGGACAACTGTGCCACCGAGCTTGGCTGTACTGTCGAGGCATGCAAATAGCGTCACTGCAATTAGCATCATGACTGCGGCTTTCGCTTTGTCATCGCCGGCCGTCTCAGCAATCGTTCGTCCGGCCTGCGCTACTGCATTCAATCCAGAAGGCCCGGCGCCCATGCTAAAATTCCTACATCCGTCCAAGAGTGCCTGGTCAAGTAGTGTTCGTCAGCGTGACGAACTATTATCCATTACGACCATTCTTGTCCATTCCGCAAGTGGAAAGCTCCCATGCATCGCCGATCTTTCGCGCAACGAAGGGCATTCGGTTCCTCGACGTTAGCTTGTCATCGCGCGGGCTGGGATTCGCAACGGCTACGGGGCCGCTTCACCAATGCGCACTAAAAACACGGATGCACTGCCGGTCATCCGGCAGTTGCTCTCCAACAAACGTGGCTTTCATTTGAACGGGCGACGAGGAGGAACGACCATGCATAAGCTGCTTGTGATCATCGGTGGAGTTGTCCTGTTGGGTGTCTTTGCATTGTATGGAAAGCTGTGGGGCGGCCGCATCTCATAAGCCCGGAGCTTTTGATCGATCCCGCGAAGGTCAATACAAGTCCTCGCCCAAATCCCGGCTTAGACTTGCGCCCTTGCGACGGAAGACAGAGATCAAGCCGATTTTCAGCGGCTTGATGAGCGAAACATGCAGGCTCACCGTGGCAGGCGTGGCATCCCACGGCGATAGAATTGCGCCTCTGATTATTGAATGCTTTTGATCGGGTCTTTCGGCGCGGGATTGAAGCCCACCAGATCCGTCGTGAGCTTGGCGTAGGTACCATCTGCAACCATGTCGGCGAGCGCCTTGTTGACCGCCTTGACGAGTTCAGGCTTGCCCTTTTTGACGGCGAAACCCTTCTGGACATGGCTGACAAAATCCGGAAGGACCTCAAGTGGCATGTTTGCTGACTTGATCATGTAGCCGGCGCCGATCGCATCGGTGATTTCGGCGTCGATGTTGCCGTTGATCAGATCCTGGATGCCGTCGGTCTCAGCCTTGTATCCCTTGACGGTAGCACCCTTGTCTTCTGCGATCTTGGCGAAGGTGGAAGACGCCAGGGCGCCGACGGTCTTGCCCTTCAGGTCAGCCGGCGTCCTGATTGCGGAGCCCTTCGCAACAACAACGACGCCGCCGGATTCGAGCCACCCGTTGGCAAAGACGACCTGCTTCTGGCGCTCGGCCGTGATGTCCATCGCATCGCTGGTGATGTCGTATTGATCGGCCTGAAGTCCGATCAACAAGGATTCCCACTTGATGATGACAGGCGTGTATTCGAGGTCGAGGCGTTGGCAGATTTCCTTCATCACGCGGATCTCAAGTCCATCCAGGGTGCCGTCAGCAGCGCGCATGCTGAAGGGTGGAAAAGTACCTTCGGTGGCTACGAGTAACTTGCCGGGCTGGAGCAACTCGAGTTCGGCGGCCGAGGCGGCAACGTGGCTGGAAAAGGCGGCTGCTGCGGTCAAGGCAAGGGCGATTATCTGATGTTTCATTTCTGTTCCCTTTTTAATTCTTCGAGGCCCCTCGCCGGCTGGCAGAGAGGGGTTAGGTTCTTCGGGCACGATGCTCGAGGAATAGGTCAATGGTTCAGTTATGCACTGCATAGCGGCGCTCGAGCCAAGCGGCGAGCTGCGTGAGAATAGTCGTCAACAGCAGATAAATCACCGCAACTGCAATGTAGAAGTCGAACGGGCGAAAAGTCATCGCAATCAGTGTCTGGGCATAGAGCGTCAACTCGATGACGGTGATCGTCGACAGGAGCGAGGTATTCTTCAGCGTCGAGATCGCCTCGTTGGTTAGCGACGGAAGAACGATGCGAAACACCTGCGGCAGGATAATGCTGCGCATTGTCGCGGCCTGGCTGAAGCCGATCGCAAGGGCGGATTCCGTCTGGCCCCGAGGGATAGCCGAGAGCCCGCTGCGGATGATTTCCGCAACATAGGCGCCGCTGTTGATGCCGAGTGCGAGAACCCCGGCCGTAAAAGGCGAAAGCCTGATCCCTATCTGAGGAAAACCGAAATAGACGATGAAGATCTGGATGATCGTCGGCGTGCCGCGAATGAACCAGATGTAAAACGCGGTGACGGAGCGAACAGCGCGCCATCTCGAGGTTTGCCCGAGCGCGGCCAGCAGACCGGAAATCCAGCTGACGATGATGGTCAGGACCGTGAGCCAGAAAACCGTCCAGGACGCCATCAGGAACCCGAAACCGTAGAGCCTGACATCCGCCAGAGAGTTAGACAGCATGATCAAGCTCCTTCCGCTGCTGCACTGCCATAAGCCAGGCCATCATGCAGAATGCGATGAAGGAATTGCCGCAGCCGGTCGCTTTGAGGATTTCGCAGGATATCGGGCGCTCCCCATTCGGCAATCACGCCCTTGTCAAAGAACAGCACGCGCGAGGAAACGTCGCGTGCGAAGGCAATCTCGTGCGTGACCAGCAGCATGGTCATTCCTTCCGAGGCAAGCGAAGCCATCAGCACCAGCACTTCGTGCACCAGTTCCGGATCAAGCGCCGAGGTGACTTCGTCGAACAACATAAGCCGCGGCTTCATGGCGAGCGCCCTGACGATCGCAACGCGCTGTTGCTGACCGCCGGAAAGCCGAGACGGATAGCTGTGCCGCTTGTCATAGAGGCCGATGCGCGACAAAAGCGCCTCCGCCTCTTCGATTGCCCGCGCTTTTTGAAGCTTCAACAGTGCCATGGGCGCATGGATGACGTTTTCCAGCACCGTCATGTGCGGCCACAGATTGTAGCTCTGGAAAACCATGCCGACCCGCTGCCTGAGCGACTGCATTTGCGCAGGCGTGGGAAGAAAGCGGGACTCCGTGCGAAAATCGAAGGATAGCTCTTCGAATTTCAGGAAACCCTCCTGCGGCATTTCGAGACCGTTGATGGAGCGCAGGAACGTGCTCTTTCCGGAGCCGCTGGCACCGATGATCGACACGACTTCACCGGCCTGTACGTCCAGTGAGACACCCTTGAGGACCTCATTTTCGCCGAAGCTCTTTTTGATGTCCTTGAGCGCAAGAAGCGGTCCGGTCATTGTAAAGCCTCCGGATATTCACCGGCAATCCGGATTGCTATGTTCCGGGGCGTGCGATCGTCGCCGTTTATGACCGTGATATCCTGAGGGCAGGCCGAGAGTACTAGAAGCAGATCCATTTCAGCCCGTAGCGCGACATAGTCTCCTGCCTTCGACGCGGGCGCATGCCGCTCAAGGCTGCCGTCGGCGTGCACCGGGACGTTCATAAAAAGATTGAGCGAGGCGGGAGTGAAAGGAAGCTGTCTCTCCTTGGCGGCAAGCGCTTCATGAAAGTTGTCGGAGCAACTGCGATGATAGCCATCGCAGCCGAGTTGTTCGTAGATTTCCGCATTGCAGGGGCAGAGCAGTGTGTCGTGACAGAGCAGCGCGCTATCGTCGAGCAATGTCATCATGGGCCGCCGCCGATTGCTGACGACCTTCATACCCTTCTCCAGGTAGATGCTGCTGTTGACCGAGCGGGTGTGATCCATGGAGCTGAACTCCAATGGATCGGTCTCGGACAAGGCCCAGGCGTCCACAACCTGGTTGCCGTGCAGATTGGCAATTACGGCAACCTGCCCAGCCTGCATGCGATATGCGCGCCCATGGCTCGCCGGCACCATTTCAGAAATCACGGTCATTCTTCACTTACCCAACGATGCTCAGGTCACGATGCGCAACGGCCTGCGGAAGCGATCTACAACCTCATTCGGCCGCGTACAGAAAAGCTTATTCAGTATACCACTGGAATTCAACTATAAAATTCAGATATTTATGATGATCTTATAGGCATAATGCACAATTGAAGGACTCCGAATGATGCAATTTTCATCAGACATAATTTATGAGCAGATTGGGTTGATCGAGCAATTGACGTCAGAACACAGTCGGTGTACCGAAATCATTTAACTGCCGCGGCGTGATCGCGCGCTTCAATCCATTGCCGCTGCGACAACGCACGTTTACTTCGAAAGAGGTGTCGCTCCCGTTCTGATTGACGTTCTCAGGAGACCTGATGACCCCCTATTTCCCACAGGAAGAATATGAAAACCGTTGGGATCGTGTTCTTAAGGAAATGCAGTTGCGCGGTTTCGAAACCGCCGTCGTCTTCGGCCGCGGTGGTGGCACCACGGATAATTGCGGCGATATTCTTTATCTCTCCAATCATTATGCCATCAGCGGCGGCATGGACTCGCTGATATGGTCGGCGCGCTCGTTCTCCGGCGTTATCCTTCAGCAGGGGACAGAGCCACAACTCCATATCGACGAACCCGAGGTGCGCACCGATCTCGTGTCCATCTCGGACGCACATTGTTCGAACCATCCCTTCCGTAGCGTGGCGAAGGCACTCACAGAGAGGGGCATTACCGCGCGCGTGGCACTGGTTGGCACACAGTTTATCCCGATGAAATTCTATCAGCAGCTTCTTGAGGACGCGCCGGACATTCAATGGATCCCTGCCGATGATCTCGTCCGTTCGGCACGGCGGATCAAAAGTCCTCGTGAGCAGGACTGTTACCGCATCGGCGGCGAGACTGCCACGGCCGGCCTCAACCGTTTGATGGAGGGCTTGATCAGCGGCCTTTCAGAGCAGGAAGCCGCGGGCGAGGCTGCCCGCGAAGTGGTGCGGCGCGGTGGTCGTGTGCAGATGATCGGAACGAACCATGGCGAAACGCTCGGCTTCGACCAGCGGTTTCCGCTGACGGGCTATAGCGCCGATACGCCCAAACCCGGCGATATCGTCACCGGCACCCTCCATGGCGCCTTTCACCAGGGTTACTATCTTGATCCGGGCCGGACGGGCGTTCGCGGCAGGCCAAATGCAGATCAACGAAGGCTGATCGATGCGGTCGCGGACCTCGTACACCGTCTCTCGGAAATGATGCGCCCTGGGGTCAGGCTTCTTGATGTCGCTGCAGAAGGTGACCGGCTGACGGCGGCCTTCGGCGGATCGATCTCGCCGATCATGAAGAACTTCCCTTTTTACGGACACGGAATCGGCCTGGGGTTCGAGCAGCCGCGCATTTCCACCGTGATGTCTCTGCCGGAAGATGTCGTCGACGAAAACATGGTGTTCGGTGTCGAGGCCTTCCTGTCGCACGATGGCGTCGGCGCGGCCTTTTACGAGGACATCATCATCATCGGCAAGGATAGCAACGAGTTACTGACGCCCTCGCCCACCCATTGGTGGTAAGCGGGAGGCTTATCTCTTCGCAAAATCCACGGTGATGAGAAAACCGGCGACCTTTGGCCGCCGGGTTTCTTTCTAATGCGCGAAAACGCCGTCGAAATCCTTGAAGCCCTTGACCTCGATCGGATTGCCGCTCGGGTCGAAGAAGAACATCGTGCGCTGCTCGCCCGGTTCGCCCTCAAAGCGCACGACCGGCGGGATGTCGAAGGCAATGCCGGCGTCCTGCAGGCGCTTCGACAGCGCGAACCAGTCGTCCAGCGGCAAGACGACGCCGAGATGCGGCATCATCACCATGTGGTCGCCAACCTTGCCTGTGCGGGTAACCTCAAACGGCTTGCCGAGATGCAGCGAGATCTGGTGGCCAAAGAAATCGAAATCGACCCATGTGTCGGTTGACCGGCCTTCTTCACACCCCAGGACGCCGCCGTAAAACTGGCGGCATTGGTCGAGATCGGTCACGTGATAGGCGAGATGGAAAAGCGAACGCATGATGGCTCCTTGCGATGTTGGAATGCTGAAGTTGTAGAACCGGTTTTAGCGGATGGTGAGATCACGCTGCAAATTAGACAGAGGCTCGGCGCCGTTCTCTGTCACGATGACGGTTTCGGAGGCGCCAACGGTCCACACACCGTAGCTGCGCAGGGTCGCCGGCAGATGGAAGACCATGCCGGGCTCGATGATCCGGTCGACGCCGGAAAACAAACTAAGGATGCCGCCCTCCCCCCAGTCCGGCGCAAAGGCGACCCCCATCGAATAGCCGATCCGCTTGCGGAAGGCGGCCGTGTAGCCTGCCGCGTCGATAACCCGCTGTGCTGCCTCGTGTGGCGCTGCGCAGGACGCCCCAGGCTTTATCTCGGACAGTGCTGCATCGAGCGCGGTCAGCGAACAATCCATCATTCGTCGCGCCTCAACGGGTGGCTGACCGATCCAGACGGTTCGCATCAGCGCAGCATGATAGCGGGCATGACTGCCTGCCAATTCGAGAAACACGGGATCGCCCTCTTCAAGTCGTCGTCGTCGCCACGTCATGTGCGGCAAGCCGCTGCGCGGGCCGGAAGAGATCAGCGGCTCCATTGCCATCACCTCGGATCCCGCCCGCGTGGCAGCATCGAGCATGGCAGCGGCGATGGCATTTTCGTCCGTGCCGGCGCCACTGGCCGAAATTCCCGCGGCAAGACCGGCTTGCGCGTAAGTCGCGGCCAACCGGATGGCTGCCAATTCTGCGGGTGACTTAACCGTTCTGAGCGGCACCAGAATGCCGGAGCCATCCGGCATGGTCTCGACGCCGATTTCGGCGGCAATCTTTTGTGCCAGCATCGGCGACAAGAACCAGCCGGCAAGCTCGATGGCCGATCGCCTTATGCCCCGTTCCCGCAGAAGCTGGACCAGCAGGGAGGCCGGCTCTTCTCCATCCTGATAGACGGCAATATCGTCCAGCCAGGTGTTGGCGATAGATCCGACCAATTCCAGTTGGCGAACCAAAAGCGTCGGCTCGCCCTCCTCGGGCATGATCAGAGCCTGAAAGGCGAAATAGCCCGCCGTCTGGCGGCCCGTCAGCCAGTAGATGTTTTCCGGGGTCGTGACAATCAGCGCGTCGTATCCGGCGGCGTTGATTGCGGCCCGGGCGCGGGCCTGTCGGGCCTTGAACTCGTCTTTCGGGAAAGAGGCTTCGCAACCTCGGAATTCGGCAAGCTCAGGCATGTAATCTTACTCGGCTCAGGAAATGGCGTCTCTCTATCGAGACAGGCAGGCGCGGATTTTGGAAATCCAATATGGTGAGTGATGCAGTCGGCAGCCTTCCCTTCGAAAATCGTATCGCATCGGCGAATGCTGGCGCTAAGGCCGGGCAAGCCATCGCAGAAACCGACTACGCACGCTATCAAAATGGGCCTCCATGGCCCCTGCCGCTGCCGCTGGATCACGCGCCTCGATGGCGTCGATCACTGCGATATGCTCGGCGGCCTGCTCGGCAAAGCGGTCGTGAGTGCGGGTGATCGTACAGCGCCGGGCGATGCTGCGCATTTCCCTGAGCATGGCGGGGAGAAGATGCAGATCGGCCGCCTCGGCGACGGCTTCGTGGAACGCGTCGTCATCCGTCCAGAAATGATCGAAGGCCACGTCCTTTCCCTCAACATAGGCCTGCATGATCTTGCGCGATTGCTCGAGCGCCGGCGTCATCGGACGCTGGGCGGCGCGAGCGGCAGCTGCACCTTCGACAAGACGGCGGATCTGGACGATTTCCAGCAATTGCTCGACGGTGACGGGCAGGACCATCAATGTGCCGTTGGTCAGCCGTGAGATGACACCCTCTTTTTGAAGCCTCGAAATCGCCGCACGAAGCGGCGTGCGGGAAATGCCGGATTCGATCGCCAAAGTCCGTTCGGTCAGCAGATCTCCGGCCTTGATGGCCCCTTCGAGAATGCGCTGCTTGATGTCCTTGTAGGCTTGCTGGGCCAGGGTTTCGCTCATGTTTCCACTCTCACGATTTCGACCAGGCATGATGCAGAACCTTGACGGCCTGTATCAGGTCCGCGGGGTTCATGGCCTCATCCGGATTATGGCTGCCATTCCAATTGCGCAGAAACACCATGACCGAGTCCCAGCCAGCCTGGGCGAAGGCGGCGGCGTCATGGCCGCCACCGGATAACATCGTCCGAGGCTTGAGACCGAGTGCGACAGCGGCGGCGGTGATGGTCTGACCGAGGTCTGGAGACAACCGGGTCGGCTGGCTTCGCGATTGCGCACCGGTGACGAAGCGCACCCCTCTCGCCTTTTCTATCCTGGCAATCTCGTCATGAAAAATCCGGTCGAGCCGTTCCATGATTGCAGTATCGTCGCTGCGGATGTCGATGCAGAAATCAACCCGGCCCGGGACTTTGGCAAAGGCATGTTCGGCCGTTGCCGCATCGACGCGGCCAAAGGTCACCGCAAGGTCATGCCCCTCTTCCAAGACAGTGCCCCAAGCCTTGTCCATCGCCACAATGAGATCTGCAAGCGCAAATACGGCATCCGATCTCGAAACGCGTGGTGCGCCGCCGGAATGCGCCCAGACACCCTCAATGCGGGCGTCCCGGTAGCGCAGGCCGCCACGCACGCCGTCAACTATCCCGAAGGCTTCGCCTGCGTCGTCAAGGACCGGCCCCTGTTCGATGTGCAGTTCGAGGAAGCGAGCAGGCGCGAGCCCCGAGCTGCTGATCACCGCGTCCGGATCGCCGCCTTGTTCGCGCATGTGATCGGCGAGCGTGCGGCCGGTGTCTGTGCGCTTAGCCTGCATCTCCGCCGCCGTCAGGCGACCAAGCGCCGATCGCGAACCGATGTAGGAGACAGGAAACCAGACGCTTTCTTCGGCTCGGATTACTGTAACGACAAGATCGGTCGGCGGCGCTTTGCCACTCTTTACGAACGCCGTGGCGAGCGCCATGGCCCCAACAACACCGGCCGTGCCGTCATAGGCGCCGCCCATCGGAACTGTATCCAGATGCGAGCCGACGTAGAGCGCAGGCGCCTTTCGATCCCGGCCCGGCAGCCGCGCATAGAGATTCATAGCCGCGTCACCAGTTACTTCAAGGCCGAGGGCCTCTGCCTCTTCGGCTATCACGCGATGGGAATCAGTTTCCAAGGTGCTGTAGGACGGCCGAGTATATCCCGGCCCGGGCGCGGAAATGGAATTGATCTTCTCCATCAGCCGGTCAACTGTCTCCTTGATCAGCGTATCCGTCATTCCGGCATTCCTACGGGAACGTTAAGGGCAGTCGCGGGGCGTCCGCCAGAAAGAGCGGTCAAGACGTTGCGGGCCGAACCCACGGCAACACGGCGTAGTGCCTCCTCGGTCGCGCCGCCAAGATGCGGAGTGAAGATCACCCGCCCGCCCGCCGCCAGCGGACCAAGCGGTGCTTCGTGGGTATAGACATCGAGACCCGCCGCAAAAATACGGCCGGCGTCGATGGCCGCGACCAGTGCTTCTTCGTTGACAAGGCCGGCACGCGCAGTATTGACGAGGATTGCTCCGGGCTTGATGACCGACAGCGCCGTTTCGCCGATCAAATGGCGCGTCTCCGGACGAAGCGGTGTATGCAGCGAGACGAGGTCCGCTTGGGAGAGGCCGGTTTCGAGGCTGGTCACTCTTTCGAAGCCCTGAAGGTCGGTAACACGCGGCGAGTACACCAGAACACGCATGTCGAGTGCTGCCTTGAGCATATGGCCGAGCCCTGCGCCCGTTGCGCCGAAGCCGACAATCAGTGCTGTCTTGCCCGAAAGCTCGAAGAACGTCTCACGCTCGCGAAAGCCATGCGCGCCGGTTCGTTCGCTGCGATCGGCGGCGGGAACGCGCCGGGCGGCGGCTAGCGCCAGAGCCAGTGCCAGTTCGGAGACCGATCGGGCATTGGCGCCTGGTGTGTTACAGACGAGAACACCCTTGCGCGTTGCCGCATCCTTGTCGACCGCATCATGACGGGCACCATGGACAACGACGACGCGCAGGCCGTTGCTGGCCTGAATGGCTACAGCGGACAAACCGGCATCCCGCGTGATGACTGCATCGCAACCCGGAATCATCCGCGCGACCGTCTGCATGTCGGATTTCGCGCACAGCACCGGCTCGACGCCGGCCTGGCGCAGCAGTTCCAGCCCTTCGGCATGGATCGGCTGAACGATCAGGCACTTCATTCCCCGGTCCTTTCAAGGGATTGTGCGAGCCTTTCGAGAATGGCATCGCGGGCGTGGTTGATGTGCTCCTCCATTAGGAGGCCTGCCCGCTCACCATCGCCAGCCCGCAGGGCATCGAGCATTTCCAGGTGCTCTTCGCAGCTCTTCAAAAAACGGTGCGGCAAATTGCTGTGGTCGAACATGCAGGTGCGACGGCGCAGGTCGGCTATGGTGCTGACCATCATGTCGTTGCGGGTGGACAGCGCAAACGTCCGATGCAGGTCATCGTCGACCCGGCGCTGTTCGTCTTCCTCGCCCGGACCATGTTGCAGCAGATGGCGAACCCGGGCATCCAGTTCGTCGAGTACGGAAACGGCAACCGAGGTTGCCTGTCTGGCGCAGTGGGATTCCAATACCCGACGCAGGAAGAAGATTTCCTCGACTTCGGCGGCGGTCAGCGTTCGCACTTTCAGAAAGCGGCCGTCCTGAACAGCCAAGCCCTCTGCTTCGATCCGCTTGATTGCCTCACGCACCGGGGTGCGCGACATGTCCAATGTGTCGCCCAGCTTTGCTTCCTGCAGCGCATCGCCCGGCATCAAGGTACCGGACAGGATCATCTCTATGATCTTCCCATAGGCCTGTTGAGCAAGCGGCTGGTTCATTGCGATATCTCTCCCGGTCGATCGTTACTGGCCGGCTTGGCTACCAGATTTGCAAGGACGCTGCGCAGGGCCTGCCGTTCGGCGATCAACAATTCCTCGGCCTGCCACTGCGAAATGCGAGCAAAGCGGACTGTGCGGCCGGTTGCCACCTGGGCCAGCCTCGGCAGATCGACAGAGGCTACCGTGGCGATCTTCGGATAACCGCCCGCCGTCTGCCGTTCCGCCATCAGCACGAACAACTTGTTGGAAGACGGCACCTGGATGGAGCCCGGGCATGTCCCGTCGGAGACGATATCGTGCCCTCCGACTGCCCGGATCGGCGGCCCGTCCAGCACCTGCGCCATGCGATCCCGGGTGGGCGACACGATGAAGGCCATCTCCAGAAATGTCTGCCTGACGTCTTCGGCAAAATAATCGTCC
This Rhizobium sullae DNA region includes the following protein-coding sequences:
- a CDS encoding DMT family transporter, with the translated sequence MMLIAVTLFACLDSTAKLGGTVVPAIEVVWFRFTIHFVLVAILLNPWRAPTAWRTTAPKLQVARAAVQIACTGLNFLALSYLQIAQTLSIQFMGPIFVTLLSVLFLGEVVGRYRWSAIFISFIGVLIITRPGIGEFNPAFGFIILSVLIGASYSIITRRLAATESAGSMLLIMAALPAIILTPLMPFTWVWPADYADWLPLVGTGFFGAISHYFHIQAHRYAQASFLAPLQYFQFLAVLVLGFAIFGDVPTMWTLLGTLVLVGSGLFIWYRERKIAQAEKRERLSQIALGAA
- a CDS encoding transporter substrate-binding domain-containing protein yields the protein MKHQIIALALTAAAAFSSHVAASAAELELLQPGKLLVATEGTFPPFSMRAADGTLDGLEIRVMKEICQRLDLEYTPVIIKWESLLIGLQADQYDITSDAMDITAERQKQVVFANGWLESGGVVVVAKGSAIRTPADLKGKTVGALASSTFAKIAEDKGATVKGYKAETDGIQDLINGNIDAEITDAIGAGYMIKSANMPLEVLPDFVSHVQKGFAVKKGKPELVKAVNKALADMVADGTYAKLTTDLVGFNPAPKDPIKSIQ
- a CDS encoding amino acid ABC transporter permease — encoded protein: MLSNSLADVRLYGFGFLMASWTVFWLTVLTIIVSWISGLLAALGQTSRWRAVRSVTAFYIWFIRGTPTIIQIFIVYFGFPQIGIRLSPFTAGVLALGINSGAYVAEIIRSGLSAIPRGQTESALAIGFSQAATMRSIILPQVFRIVLPSLTNEAISTLKNTSLLSTITVIELTLYAQTLIAMTFRPFDFYIAVAVIYLLLTTILTQLAAWLERRYAVHN
- a CDS encoding amino acid ABC transporter ATP-binding protein, which gives rise to MTGPLLALKDIKKSFGENEVLKGVSLDVQAGEVVSIIGASGSGKSTFLRSINGLEMPQEGFLKFEELSFDFRTESRFLPTPAQMQSLRQRVGMVFQSYNLWPHMTVLENVIHAPMALLKLQKARAIEEAEALLSRIGLYDKRHSYPSRLSGGQQQRVAIVRALAMKPRLMLFDEVTSALDPELVHEVLVLMASLASEGMTMLLVTHEIAFARDVSSRVLFFDKGVIAEWGAPDILRNPQSDRLRQFLHRILHDGLAYGSAAAEGA
- a CDS encoding DUF1989 domain-containing protein, which codes for MTVISEMVPASHGRAYRMQAGQVAVIANLHGNQVVDAWALSETDPLEFSSMDHTRSVNSSIYLEKGMKVVSNRRRPMMTLLDDSALLCHDTLLCPCNAEIYEQLGCDGYHRSCSDNFHEALAAKERQLPFTPASLNLFMNVPVHADGSLERHAPASKAGDYVALRAEMDLLLVLSACPQDITVINGDDRTPRNIAIRIAGEYPEALQ
- a CDS encoding M24 family metallopeptidase; this translates as MTPYFPQEEYENRWDRVLKEMQLRGFETAVVFGRGGGTTDNCGDILYLSNHYAISGGMDSLIWSARSFSGVILQQGTEPQLHIDEPEVRTDLVSISDAHCSNHPFRSVAKALTERGITARVALVGTQFIPMKFYQQLLEDAPDIQWIPADDLVRSARRIKSPREQDCYRIGGETATAGLNRLMEGLISGLSEQEAAGEAAREVVRRGGRVQMIGTNHGETLGFDQRFPLTGYSADTPKPGDIVTGTLHGAFHQGYYLDPGRTGVRGRPNADQRRLIDAVADLVHRLSEMMRPGVRLLDVAAEGDRLTAAFGGSISPIMKNFPFYGHGIGLGFEQPRISTVMSLPEDVVDENMVFGVEAFLSHDGVGAAFYEDIIIIGKDSNELLTPSPTHWW
- a CDS encoding VOC family protein, coding for MRSLFHLAYHVTDLDQCRQFYGGVLGCEEGRSTDTWVDFDFFGHQISLHLGKPFEVTRTGKVGDHMVMMPHLGVVLPLDDWFALSKRLQDAGIAFDIPPVVRFEGEPGEQRTMFFFDPSGNPIEVKGFKDFDGVFAH
- a CDS encoding M24 family metallopeptidase, whose translation is MPELAEFRGCEASFPKDEFKARQARARAAINAAGYDALIVTTPENIYWLTGRQTAGYFAFQALIMPEEGEPTLLVRQLELVGSIANTWLDDIAVYQDGEEPASLLVQLLRERGIRRSAIELAGWFLSPMLAQKIAAEIGVETMPDGSGILVPLRTVKSPAELAAIRLAATYAQAGLAAGISASGAGTDENAIAAAMLDAATRAGSEVMAMEPLISSGPRSGLPHMTWRRRRLEEGDPVFLELAGSHARYHAALMRTVWIGQPPVEARRMMDCSLTALDAALSEIKPGASCAAPHEAAQRVIDAAGYTAAFRKRIGYSMGVAFAPDWGEGGILSLFSGVDRIIEPGMVFHLPATLRSYGVWTVGASETVIVTENGAEPLSNLQRDLTIR
- a CDS encoding GntR family transcriptional regulator, which translates into the protein MSETLAQQAYKDIKQRILEGAIKAGDLLTERTLAIESGISRTPLRAAISRLQKEGVISRLTNGTLMVLPVTVEQLLEIVQIRRLVEGAAAARAAQRPMTPALEQSRKIMQAYVEGKDVAFDHFWTDDDAFHEAVAEAADLHLLPAMLREMRSIARRCTITRTHDRFAEQAAEHIAVIDAIEARDPAAAAGAMEAHFDSVRSRFLRWLARP
- a CDS encoding Zn-dependent hydrolase, whose protein sequence is MTDTLIKETVDRLMEKINSISAPGPGYTRPSYSTLETDSHRVIAEEAEALGLEVTGDAAMNLYARLPGRDRKAPALYVGSHLDTVPMGGAYDGTAGVVGAMALATAFVKSGKAPPTDLVVTVIRAEESVWFPVSYIGSRSALGRLTAAEMQAKRTDTGRTLADHMREQGGDPDAVISSSGLAPARFLELHIEQGPVLDDAGEAFGIVDGVRGGLRYRDARIEGVWAHSGGAPRVSRSDAVFALADLIVAMDKAWGTVLEEGHDLAVTFGRVDAATAEHAFAKVPGRVDFCIDIRSDDTAIMERLDRIFHDEIARIEKARGVRFVTGAQSRSQPTRLSPDLGQTITAAAVALGLKPRTMLSGGGHDAAAFAQAGWDSVMVFLRNWNGSHNPDEAMNPADLIQAVKVLHHAWSKS
- a CDS encoding NAD(P)-dependent oxidoreductase → MKCLIVQPIHAEGLELLRQAGVEPVLCAKSDMQTVARMIPGCDAVITRDAGLSAVAIQASNGLRVVVVHGARHDAVDKDAATRKGVLVCNTPGANARSVSELALALALAAARRVPAADRSERTGAHGFRERETFFELSGKTALIVGFGATGAGLGHMLKAALDMRVLVYSPRVTDLQGFERVTSLETGLSQADLVSLHTPLRPETRHLIGETALSVIKPGAILVNTARAGLVNEEALVAAIDAGRIFAAGLDVYTHEAPLGPLAAGGRVIFTPHLGGATEEALRRVAVGSARNVLTALSGGRPATALNVPVGMPE
- a CDS encoding GntR family transcriptional regulator, which codes for MNQPLAQQAYGKIIEMILSGTLMPGDALQEAKLGDTLDMSRTPVREAIKRIEAEGLAVQDGRFLKVRTLTAAEVEEIFFLRRVLESHCARQATSVAVSVLDELDARVRHLLQHGPGEEDEQRRVDDDLHRTFALSTRNDMMVSTIADLRRRTCMFDHSNLPHRFLKSCEEHLEMLDALRAGDGERAGLLMEEHINHARDAILERLAQSLERTGE